The following are from one region of the Stigmatella ashevillena genome:
- a CDS encoding Rieske (2Fe-2S) protein — MKIKLGPADFSEKEMRGYEVGNRNVCVAKINGRYKGLDDWCNHAGCLLSGGRLENNLVICPCHEVGFDMDTGKNETSPEIADDQPVVSVEVQDGQLVIDDPWAK; from the coding sequence ATGAAGATCAAGCTGGGGCCGGCGGACTTCTCCGAGAAGGAGATGCGAGGCTACGAGGTGGGCAACCGCAACGTGTGCGTTGCCAAGATCAACGGGCGTTACAAGGGGCTCGATGACTGGTGCAACCATGCGGGCTGCCTGTTGTCGGGGGGACGCCTCGAGAACAACCTGGTGATCTGTCCCTGCCACGAGGTCGGCTTCGACATGGACACGGGCAAGAACGAGACGTCTCCGGAAATCGCCGACGACCAGCCGGTGGTCAGCGTCGAGGTGCAGGACGGGCAGCTCGTCATTGACGACCCCTGGGCGAAGTAA